Genomic window (Tardiphaga sp. vice304):
TACGGCGCAGTTCAGCGACAGCACCCGGCGAGGCAGTCGAGACAACGTAACAGTCTCGGCCGGTCGCCACGTGAAGTACCCGTTCGCGAAGACAGTTTCGTAGCTGCATCGACGCCGCTCGAAGGTCGGCCACGCCGAGTACGGTGAGGTCGGGATCGCTCAGAGCCGGTGGTGCCGCGAGCGGCCGGTCAAGCCTCCGGAGCCAGGATGCCGCCCAGGTTGACAGTCCAATAACCTGGGGCAACACGGCAACCGACCGCCGCAGTTCCGCAGTCGTGGCGGTCGAGACGGTCGCTCGGATCAGGCGGACCGCCGCGTTCGCCTGCTCAGCGCCGTCCAGGTCAGTCACACGCTCAAATACCCGCTGATGGAGGAGCGCCGAATCGAGAGCGAGAGCGATCTCCAGCCGCTCCTCTGTTAGCTTGCCTGGAAACTGCCGGATGAGGTCGGCTCGCTCGCGTTCCTCAGGCTCAGCGAAAAGGCGGAAGAGGTCCCGATAAAGCCCGAGCCGACTGAAAGGGTCGGGTCCAACCCGCTTCAGCGTCCCGAGCAAGGCATCAGGAACGCTGTTGTAGATTGCCCTGAGGACTTGAGCAGGCTTCAGCAGAACCAACGAGCGGGCCGATTGGGCGAGCGGATCGCGGCCCTGGACGCCAGAGGCCGCTCCGAGAGCCCCTGCGAGGGTCCGAGCGTTTTGCTCAATCTCTGCTAAGGCTGAAAAGACGCACTGCCGCTTCAAATCGGATGCCGTCAGCACATGACCAAAAAAGTGAGGTGAGGCCGTATCGAAGTCACAGAGCGCCCGGAGAGGCCATCCGGAGACGGGCCGAGGCTGAAGGGCGGTGAAATGGTTGGGTGCAGTGTCATCCATTGCGCCGATTCTCTCACGAAACCCGGATTTGGCAAGCGTTTGGCAGGCGGGCTGAGATCAAGAGGCGAACAGATCAGCATCGAAAGTGTGGCGGTAACTGAGGCGGCTCGGTCTGACCGCTACACTTATGAGACAGAAACGCCTGAAATCATTGGTGGGCCCGGCAGGACTCGAACCTGCAACCAGACCGTTATGAGCGGTCGGCTCTAACCATTGAGCTACAGGCCCCGCCGGGCGCGTGCGCTGCGGTGCCTGATCCCCATACAGGTCCGGCTGCGATCCGGCAATCGTTCCCCGGCGGGAACTTTGCGCCGGGCCTCACGTTGCACTGCCGAACCAACTGGGGAATGCACCATGCTGCGCTGGGCCATCATCTGTCTCGTGATCTCGTTGCTGGCCGGCGGCCTTGGCCTGACCGGCATTTCCGGCTTCGCCAAGCGGCTGTCGATGATCTTCTTCGGCCTGTTTTTCCTGGGCTTCCTGCTGTTTCTGGCGGCGACCTATCTGGTCGTGGGCGCCGCGACGTCGTCGCTGGTGCCGGCGCTGGTCGCGATCAGCGTCTGACGCCTTTGGGCGGCGCGGCAGCCCTGCCGCGCCGCCCGGGGTGCCTCAGTCCACCGATACTTTGGCGAACTCGACCACCTTGCGCCATTTCTCCGTCTCGCTGGCGACCAGCTGGCCGAACTCGGCCGGCGACATCGGTTTCGGCAGTCCACCGACCTCGGCGAGCCGGGCCGCCAGCTTCGGATCCTTCAGCGCCAGATTGATCGCCTTGTTGAGCGTCTCGACGATCTCGGGCGGCGTGCCTTTGGGCGCGGCGACGCCGTAGAAGCCCACCGATTCGAAGCCGGGCACGGTCTCGGCGATCGCCGGGATGTCCGGCAGGCCCGGCCAGCGCTGCGGCGTGGTCACGCCGATGGCGCGCACGTTGCCGCCGCGCGCCTGCTCCAGCGCGGTGGGCAGGTTCTCAAAGATCAACTGCACCTTGTTGGAAATGATGTCGGGAAAGGCGATCGCCGAACCGCGATAGGGCACGTGCACCATGTCGCATTTGGTCATCGCCTTGAACAATTCCGCCGACATGTGCACCGACGTGCCGTTGCCCGACGAGGCATAGGAGATCTTGCCGGGATTGGCCTTGCAGTAGTCGATGAACTCCTGAACGGTCTTCACCGGCATCGCGTTGGCGACCACCAGCATGTTGGGAAACTGCATCAGGCTGGCCACCGGCACGGTGTCGCGGAGGAAGTCATAGGACAGTTTTTTGTACAGCGAGGCGGAAATGGCGTTGTTCGGCGCCACGTAAAGCAGGGTGTAGCCATCCGCCGGTGCGGTCACCGTTGCTGCGGCGGCGAGGTTGCCGCCGGAGCCGCCGCGATTTTCCACGATGAACTGCTGGCCGAAATGCTCCGACAGCCATTGCGTCATGATTCGCGCGACAATGTCGGAGGGGCCGCCGGCGGCGAAGCCGACAAGCAGGCGTACCGGCTTGGTGGGGTAGTCCGCCGCGGAAGCGGGCGCGGTGGCGAGGCAGAGCAGGCACAGCATTGCTGCGCGCCAGAAAACAGTCATTGATCCTCCAGGATATTCCGCCATCAGCGTGGCCGGGTGGCAAGGCTCAGGGCTTGCCTGATACCGCCATGCTTTCATAGATCGACGGATTTGCCTACAAGCGTAGGCTGTCGCCGATGGTCTGGAAACCGATATGAAAATTGTTGCACTGGCTTGCCTGGTTGCGCTGATCGCGGGCACCGCGGCGGCACAGGATGGAGCAAAGCCGATGACGACCCCGATCCGGATGGGCACGGCGACGCCGGGCGGCGGCTTTCCGCTCTATGGCGACGCCTTCGCCGAGGCGATGAACGGGGCCGACCCGACCCTCGCCATCGCCACGCGCAACACGGAGGGCAGCGCCGAGAACATCCCGCTGCTCGAGCAGGGCGCGCTCGATATCGCATTGGTCGCCGGCGAGCCCGCTTATGAGGCGTTCGCCGGCATCGGCCGCGCGCCAACCCGGCTGAAGATCCTCACCGCGATCTATTCCAACCCCGGCATGTTCGTGGTCCGCGCCGACAGCCCGTACCGGACCATCCGCGATCTGGTCGGCCGGAAGGTCGCGTTCGGCGCCAAGGGGTCCGGCCTCGTGATCCTGTCGCGCTATGTGCTGGACGGTCTCGGGTTGAAGCAGGACGAGGATTTTGCGGCGGTCTATCTCGACCGCGCCGGCGACGGCCCGGCCATGGTGCAGGATGGCCGCGTGGCGGCGCTGTGGGGCGCGGGGATCGGCTGGCCGGGTTTTCGCACGATGGCGGAGAGCGCGGGCGGCGCGCGCTTCATCGCGCCGGACGCCGCCGAGATCGCGCAGATCCGCGCCAAACATGTCTTCCTCAAGCCGCTGCTGGTCGGTGCCCATTCCTATCCGCACCAGCCGGTGCCGATCGCCTCACTCGGCTCGTGGAGCTACATCCTGACGCGGGAAGACCTGCCCGACGACACAGCCTACCGGCTGGCGAAGACGCTGCACGGCGCGGAAGCGACCTTTGCCGCGAAACTGCCGCAGGCCGCCGAGACGACCGCGTCGAACACCGTGGCCGCGGCGCCGCGCGAGGAGTTGATTCATCCCGGCGTGCTACGTTATTTTCGCGAGATCGGACTGGTGAAGTAGCTCTTCCTTCCCTCTCCCCTTGTGGGAGAGGGTGGCCGCGCGATAGCGCGGACGGGTGAGGGGTAGCCACAAGCTCTGTCGCCAAGAAACCCCTCATCCGTCGCGGACTTCGTCCGCGCCACCTTCTCCCACCTAGCGAAGCTTCGCTTCGCGCGGGGGAGAAGGAAGAAGCGCGTCGCTGATGCTATGCGCGCTACTTCTTCCCCAGCCCGCACGCCGGATCGGGCGGGCCGAACGCCTCGTCTCCGGAGATTTTTGCCAGGATCTTGTAGTAGTCCCACGGATATTTCGATTCCTCCGGCGACTTCACCTGCACCAGCATCAAATCGTGCACCATCAGCCCGTCCTCGCGCAGTCTTCCGTTGCGGGCGAAAAAGTCCTCGATCGGCTTCTCGCGCATTTTGGCGGCCACTTTCAGCGGCTCGTCGGTGCCGGCTTCCTTGATGGCGTTGAGATACACCATCACCGAGGAATATACCCCGGCCTGCCACATCGTCGGCATCCGCTTCATCTTGTCGAAAAAGCGCTTCGACCAGGCGCGCGTCTGGTCGTCCATGTCCCAGTAGAACGCGGTGGTCAGCAGCAGGCCCTGCGCGGTTTGCAGCCCCAGCGAGTCGATGTCGGTGATCAGCGCCAGCAGGGCGGCCATCTGCTGGCCGCCCTTGAAGATGCCGAATTCGCCGGCGGTCTTGATCTCGTTGATGTTGTTCGGCGGCCCGCCGGCGATGCCGGTGATCTTCGCTTTCGAGGCCTGCGCCTGCAGCACGAAGGACGACATGTCCGAGGTGCCGAACGGCGGCCGTGCCGCGCCGAGAATTTTCGCGCCGGCCTTGTTGATCACGGCGGAGGCGTCGCGCTCCAGCGCGTGGCCAAACGCAATATCGTCTGTGATGAAGTACCAGGAGTCGCCGCCGCGCTTCACCACTTCCTGCGCGGTGCCGACCGCGAGTGCGCGGGTGTCGAACACCCATTGCATCGTGTAGGGCGAGCAGAACTTGCCGTGGAAATCCGCAGCGCCGGTGGAGTGGGTGATGAACAGCCGCTTTCTGTCGTTGGCGACGTTCTGCACCGCAAGCCCGACCGCCGAGACCGGCACGTCGACGATCAGATCGACCTGATCGATATCGTACCAGCGCCGCGCGAGCGCGGCGCCGATGTCCGGCTTCAACTGGTGGTCGCCGACGATGACCGAGATGGGTTTGCCCAGCACGCTGCCGCCAAAATCCTCCACCGCCATCTGCGCCGCGGTCACCGAGCCCTGGCCGGACGGCGTCGAGGCCGGGCCGTTCATGTCGGTCAGCACGCCGATCTTGACGATTTCGTCGGACAGTTGCGCGGAGGCGGCGGAACTGAGCAAAGCGAGCGCGACGGCGCTGAGAATGGACAGTCGTGTGACGTGCATGAAGGTGGCCTCCCGGAACCGCGGCACTGCGGCCGCTTGATAGCGCAGTGTAGAACGCGGCGGTGGTTCGAGCAATGCAACGACGCGCTCGCCACATAACCGCTGTCGTCCCGGCAAGCGAGCCTGCGAGCGCAAGCCGGGACCCATACGCCGTGCAGAAATGTTGCGGAAGGACGGTCGCCGACGGCGCCTCACCGGAAGCTCGGCGTGTATGGGTCCCGGCGTTCGCCGGGACGACAGAAAGACGATGAACTTTTCGTATTGACCGAATTCCTATCAAAGATTATAAGCCTATTTACCTCATCCCGTTGAGGGGCGTTTCCCGGGACGCCAGGAAGTGGGGGTGGGGCGGTGGCGCCTGCGGGCGCGGGGTGGACGTCACCTCGCGCACTCGGGAGGCTCCGGGTCGCCGTCCGGCCCCACTACGGGGGTCTGCCGCACTTTGTCGGCTGGACGTGGACAGGGAAAGGCAGGGAAATCCTGCCGGAAGCTGTCCCGGAAGCACGGTCCCGGGGACATAAATCGCCACGGTGGAGCGTCGAAAGGCGTTTCCGCAGCTATCTCCGATTCGTCGGGGATCGGTTGCGGCCACTCGACCAAGGCGCGCCTTTCGGCGCTCCGCCTCCCCTCGTTCGGGAGGCTCGCGGATCAGACCTTCACGCAAACATTTTTGCGGGCAACGCGATGGCGTGCCCGGACGACGGCACGCTTTCAGCAGGGAGCCAGCGACATGACGACATTATGGGACGTCGGACATCTGCAAGACGCCGCGCGCGAGCGCCAGGAACGGATGCTGCAGCAGCAGCGCGAAGCCGACTGGGCGGCGGCGCAGTGCGAGGTCGATCGCCAGATCTGCGATGCCAATCGTGGCGCGCTCTATTGCCCGAGCCGCAAATGCCGCCGCGCCCGGCGCTGCCTGTGGCGCGCGCCGATCTGCGCGCCGCTGCTGCTGTTCCAG
Coding sequences:
- a CDS encoding DUF1328 domain-containing protein → MLRWAIICLVISLLAGGLGLTGISGFAKRLSMIFFGLFFLGFLLFLAATYLVVGAATSSLVPALVAISV
- a CDS encoding Bug family tripartite tricarboxylate transporter substrate binding protein; protein product: MTVFWRAAMLCLLCLATAPASAADYPTKPVRLLVGFAAGGPSDIVARIMTQWLSEHFGQQFIVENRGGSGGNLAAAATVTAPADGYTLLYVAPNNAISASLYKKLSYDFLRDTVPVASLMQFPNMLVVANAMPVKTVQEFIDYCKANPGKISYASSGNGTSVHMSAELFKAMTKCDMVHVPYRGSAIAFPDIISNKVQLIFENLPTALEQARGGNVRAIGVTTPQRWPGLPDIPAIAETVPGFESVGFYGVAAPKGTPPEIVETLNKAINLALKDPKLAARLAEVGGLPKPMSPAEFGQLVASETEKWRKVVEFAKVSVD
- a CDS encoding TAXI family TRAP transporter solute-binding subunit; the protein is MKIVALACLVALIAGTAAAQDGAKPMTTPIRMGTATPGGGFPLYGDAFAEAMNGADPTLAIATRNTEGSAENIPLLEQGALDIALVAGEPAYEAFAGIGRAPTRLKILTAIYSNPGMFVVRADSPYRTIRDLVGRKVAFGAKGSGLVILSRYVLDGLGLKQDEDFAAVYLDRAGDGPAMVQDGRVAALWGAGIGWPGFRTMAESAGGARFIAPDAAEIAQIRAKHVFLKPLLVGAHSYPHQPVPIASLGSWSYILTREDLPDDTAYRLAKTLHGAEATFAAKLPQAAETTASNTVAAAPREELIHPGVLRYFREIGLVK
- a CDS encoding ABC transporter substrate-binding protein, with amino-acid sequence MHVTRLSILSAVALALLSSAASAQLSDEIVKIGVLTDMNGPASTPSGQGSVTAAQMAVEDFGGSVLGKPISVIVGDHQLKPDIGAALARRWYDIDQVDLIVDVPVSAVGLAVQNVANDRKRLFITHSTGAADFHGKFCSPYTMQWVFDTRALAVGTAQEVVKRGGDSWYFITDDIAFGHALERDASAVINKAGAKILGAARPPFGTSDMSSFVLQAQASKAKITGIAGGPPNNINEIKTAGEFGIFKGGQQMAALLALITDIDSLGLQTAQGLLLTTAFYWDMDDQTRAWSKRFFDKMKRMPTMWQAGVYSSVMVYLNAIKEAGTDEPLKVAAKMREKPIEDFFARNGRLREDGLMVHDLMLVQVKSPEESKYPWDYYKILAKISGDEAFGPPDPACGLGKK